The following proteins are co-located in the Billgrantia tianxiuensis genome:
- a CDS encoding efflux RND transporter permease subunit — MRTLIEAALDRSRTTLLLLFALLVAGLAAWQAVPKEANPDVPIPIIYVSLALEGVSPEDGERLLVRPMEQELRTIEGVRKMTAQSSEGHAAVTLEFDAGFDPRQALADVRERVDIANASLPEEAEEPRVFEVNVGLFPVLTLGLSGPIEETRRLAIARQLQDAFEGVPEVLEVEIGGEREELMEIVIDPLVLDSYGVDFDTLFNLVTRNNRLVAAGSLDTGAGRTPVKVPGIIESLDDVLSMPVKVDGDRVVTFADVGWIHPTFKDPEGFARIDDEPALVLEISKRDGANLIATIEGVRNILAEAAPLLPDELSITTIMDQSVTVEQMLSELLNNVVTAVVLVLIVILAAMGVRSALMVGLTIPGAFLTGILLIWAIGYTLNIVVLFALILVAGMLVDGAIVVSELADRHLREGQPPRQAWVNAATRMSWPVIAATATTLAVFFPLLFWPGVVGEFMKYLPATVILCLLASLAMALIFLPTLGGVFSVRAGRASRSDELVTAGGRLYRATLARLLAHPGMTLAIALLLMALIFVGYGRFNHGVEFFPEVEPENAQVMIRSRGDFSALEKDAIVRRVESRLAGMSEVQALYARSYAIPNEQIGSDVIGTVQFQLIDWQERRPARVIMNEMAERTADLPGVVLEFREQDMGPGAGKPIVLEVSAQEASDSEAAVEAIRQEMARLGGFRDIEDNRSLPGVEWRLNVDRAAAARLGADVAAVGSAVQLVTNGLQVATYRPAHAPDEVDIRVRFPPSWRHIDQLDRLTLNTSRGQVPISHFASLEPAPRVGTLHRIDGQRAITVEADVASGYQPDERLRALLAALGQPPEGVRVNVAGEQEDQEEASRFLITAFFVAIGLMLLILVTQFNSLYQALLVLSAIVFSTAGVLMGLLINGQPFGIVMVGMGIIALAGIVVNNNIVLIDTYNELRQAGQAPYDAALEAGGLRLRPVLLTAITTVLGLMPMVLEINVNLFAPSLGIGAPSTQWWTQLSSAIAGGLVFATGLTLLLTPCMLVLWQRRPTREAAEPVET, encoded by the coding sequence ATGCGCACCCTGATCGAGGCCGCCCTGGATCGGTCGCGTACCACGCTATTGCTGCTGTTCGCCCTGCTGGTGGCGGGCCTCGCCGCCTGGCAGGCGGTGCCCAAGGAAGCCAATCCGGACGTTCCCATCCCCATCATCTACGTCTCGCTGGCATTGGAGGGCGTGAGCCCCGAGGACGGCGAGCGGCTGTTGGTGCGCCCCATGGAGCAGGAGCTGCGCACCATCGAAGGGGTGCGCAAGATGACCGCCCAGTCCAGCGAAGGGCATGCCGCCGTCACCCTCGAATTCGACGCCGGCTTCGACCCGCGCCAGGCACTGGCCGACGTGCGCGAGCGCGTCGACATCGCCAACGCCTCGCTGCCCGAGGAAGCCGAGGAGCCGCGCGTCTTCGAGGTCAACGTCGGATTGTTCCCGGTGCTGACCCTCGGCCTCTCGGGACCGATCGAGGAGACCCGACGGCTGGCCATCGCCCGCCAGTTGCAGGATGCCTTCGAAGGCGTACCCGAGGTGCTCGAGGTCGAGATCGGCGGCGAACGCGAGGAACTGATGGAGATCGTCATCGATCCGCTGGTACTCGACAGCTACGGTGTGGATTTCGACACCCTGTTCAACCTGGTCACCCGCAACAACCGCCTGGTGGCGGCCGGCAGCCTGGATACCGGCGCCGGCCGTACGCCGGTGAAGGTGCCCGGTATCATCGAGTCCCTCGATGACGTGCTCAGCATGCCGGTGAAGGTGGATGGCGACCGGGTGGTGACCTTCGCCGACGTGGGCTGGATCCACCCCACCTTCAAGGATCCCGAGGGCTTCGCCCGCATCGACGACGAACCGGCGCTGGTCCTGGAGATCTCCAAGCGTGACGGGGCCAACCTGATCGCCACCATCGAGGGCGTACGCAACATTCTCGCCGAAGCCGCCCCGCTGCTGCCCGACGAACTTTCCATCACCACGATCATGGATCAGTCGGTCACCGTCGAGCAGATGCTCTCGGAGCTGCTCAACAACGTGGTCACCGCCGTGGTGCTGGTGTTGATCGTGATCCTGGCAGCGATGGGCGTACGCTCGGCGCTGATGGTGGGGCTCACCATCCCCGGCGCCTTCCTCACCGGCATCCTGCTGATCTGGGCGATCGGCTACACCCTCAACATCGTGGTGCTGTTCGCCCTCATTTTAGTCGCCGGCATGCTGGTGGACGGCGCCATCGTGGTGAGCGAGCTGGCCGACCGCCACCTGCGCGAAGGCCAGCCACCGCGCCAGGCCTGGGTCAACGCCGCCACCCGTATGAGCTGGCCGGTGATCGCCGCCACCGCCACCACCCTGGCGGTATTCTTCCCGCTGCTGTTCTGGCCCGGTGTGGTGGGCGAGTTCATGAAGTATCTGCCCGCCACGGTAATCCTGTGTCTGCTCGCCTCGCTGGCCATGGCACTGATCTTCCTGCCCACCCTCGGCGGCGTATTCAGCGTGCGTGCCGGCAGAGCCAGCCGCAGCGACGAGCTGGTCACCGCCGGAGGCCGCCTGTATCGCGCCACGCTGGCACGGCTGCTGGCCCATCCCGGCATGACGCTTGCGATCGCCCTGCTGCTGATGGCGCTGATCTTCGTCGGCTATGGCCGATTCAATCATGGCGTGGAGTTCTTCCCCGAGGTCGAGCCGGAGAACGCCCAGGTGATGATCCGCTCCCGGGGCGATTTCTCCGCATTGGAAAAGGACGCCATCGTGCGCCGGGTAGAATCGCGCCTGGCCGGTATGAGCGAGGTGCAGGCGCTCTATGCCCGCTCCTATGCCATCCCTAACGAACAGATCGGCAGCGACGTGATCGGTACGGTGCAGTTCCAGTTGATCGACTGGCAGGAGCGCCGCCCGGCCCGGGTGATCATGAACGAGATGGCCGAACGTACCGCCGACCTGCCCGGCGTGGTGCTGGAGTTCCGCGAGCAGGACATGGGGCCGGGTGCCGGCAAGCCCATCGTGTTGGAAGTCAGCGCCCAGGAAGCTAGCGACAGCGAAGCGGCGGTCGAGGCCATTCGCCAGGAGATGGCACGACTCGGCGGTTTCCGCGACATCGAGGACAATCGCAGCCTGCCTGGGGTCGAATGGAGGCTCAACGTGGACCGCGCCGCCGCCGCGCGCCTGGGGGCCGACGTGGCCGCGGTGGGCAGCGCCGTGCAGCTAGTCACCAATGGCCTGCAGGTGGCCACCTATCGTCCCGCTCACGCTCCGGACGAAGTCGACATTCGCGTACGCTTTCCCCCCTCATGGCGTCACATCGACCAGTTGGACCGGCTGACACTCAACACTTCCCGCGGTCAGGTGCCGATTTCCCACTTCGCCAGCCTGGAGCCGGCGCCACGGGTGGGCACGCTGCACCGTATCGACGGCCAGCGTGCCATTACCGTAGAGGCGGACGTGGCTTCAGGCTACCAACCCGACGAGCGCTTACGCGCCCTGCTGGCGGCACTGGGTCAGCCGCCGGAAGGCGTGCGGGTCAACGTCGCCGGTGAGCAGGAAGACCAGGAGGAAGCCAGCCGCTTCCTGATTACCGCCTTCTTCGTCGCCATAGGGCTGATGCTGCTGATCCTCGTCACCCAGTTCAACAGCCTCTACCAGGCACTGCTGGTGCTCTCGGCCATCGTATTCTCCACCGCCGGGGTACTGATGGGCCTGCTGATCAACGGGCAACCGTTCGGCATCGTCATGGTGGGCATGGGGATCATTGCCCTGGCCGGGATCGTGGTGAACAACAACATCGTGTTGATCGACACCTACAACGAGCTGCGCCAGGCGGGGCAGGCGCCATACGATGCCGCTCTCGAGGCTGGCGGCCTGCGTCTGCGTCCGGTACTGCTCACCGCCATCACCACCGTGCTTGGCCTGATGCCAATGGTGCTGGAAATCAACGTCAACCTGTTTGCCCCAAGCCTGGGTATCGGCGCCCCCTCCACTCAGTGGTGGACCCAGCTCTCCAGCGCCATTGCCGGTGGGCTGGTGTTTGCCACCGGGCTGACGCTACTGCTGACGCCGTGCATGCTGGTGCTGTGGCAGCGCCGGCCGACACGTGAAGCGGCAGAGCCTGTCGAGACGTGA
- a CDS encoding DUF2931 family protein — translation MPRLWTTRLRHGLLLALLLLTSACEAEPRRYDFTVQPFGGPRGWPVWVEELTFDDTWRSPAGNLSVGFEYSPPRSGSYIHLAHPVTAPSSVQARWFSYRTQTFYEIDLALPDTNALLQQWYRDYPLPDYLHYLMVGFSGRGEAKVWWRARCRACGGDRSRDFHAPIVESAWAEEAEGDPGRYRNRTQEYVNESVIPSPW, via the coding sequence ATGCCTAGGCTATGGACGACCCGCCTGCGCCACGGGCTGCTGCTGGCCTTGTTACTGCTCACTAGCGCCTGTGAGGCGGAGCCTCGGCGCTACGACTTTACCGTACAGCCATTCGGTGGACCAAGAGGATGGCCAGTTTGGGTAGAAGAGTTGACCTTCGATGACACCTGGCGCTCTCCTGCTGGCAATCTCAGCGTCGGTTTCGAGTATTCCCCCCCACGCAGCGGATCGTATATCCACCTGGCGCATCCGGTGACCGCTCCCTCCTCGGTACAGGCGCGCTGGTTTTCCTACCGCACTCAGACCTTCTATGAGATCGACCTGGCACTGCCGGACACAAATGCCCTGCTGCAGCAGTGGTACCGGGACTATCCGCTGCCCGATTACCTCCATTATCTTATGGTTGGCTTCTCCGGTAGGGGGGAAGCCAAAGTCTGGTGGCGGGCTCGCTGCCGCGCCTGCGGCGGGGATCGCAGCCGGGATTTCCATGCGCCAATCGTGGAGTCGGCCTGGGCCGAGGAGGCAGAGGGGGATCCGGGGCGGTATCGCAATCGTACCCAGGAGTACGTCAACGAGAGTGTAATCCCTTCGCCGTGGTGA
- a CDS encoding DUF2931 family protein has protein sequence MRRSPAVCAGSSPIATKRRSRPRRSLRMLRSWMTRLRHGLLLALLLLTSACEAEPQRYEFTVQPVGGPRGWPVWVEYLTFDHAWQTPGGGLSAGFERRPPRSGSINILAHPMSAPQSVQARWFSYRTQTFYEIDLALPDTDALLQQWHRDYPPPDYRHTLVAGFSGKGEVTVWWRARCRACGGDRSRDFHAPIVESAWAEEVEGDPATFRSQTQRRIDEGIIPSPWE, from the coding sequence ATGCGCCGGAGCCCAGCGGTGTGCGCCGGGTCTTCCCCAATCGCCACGAAGCGCCGGTCACGGCCCCGAAGGAGCCTCAGAATGCTTAGGTCGTGGATGACACGCCTGCGCCACGGGCTGCTGCTGGCCTTGCTACTGCTCACCAGCGCCTGCGAGGCGGAGCCTCAGCGCTATGAATTCACTGTTCAACCAGTTGGCGGGCCACGTGGTTGGCCCGTATGGGTGGAGTATCTGACGTTCGATCATGCATGGCAGACCCCAGGCGGGGGACTAAGTGCAGGGTTTGAACGCCGCCCTCCCCGTAGTGGATCGATCAACATCTTGGCGCATCCAATGTCTGCCCCTCAATCTGTTCAGGCCCGCTGGTTCTCCTACCGTACCCAGACCTTCTACGAGATCGATCTGGCACTGCCGGACACGGACGCTCTGCTGCAGCAGTGGCATCGGGATTACCCACCTCCAGATTATCGCCACACTCTGGTGGCTGGCTTCTCCGGCAAGGGGGAGGTTACCGTCTGGTGGCGGGCTCGCTGCCGCGCCTGCGGCGGGGATCGCAGCCGGGATTTCCATGCGCCAATCGTGGAGTCGGCGTGGGCCGAGGAGGTGGAGGGCGATCCGGCGACCTTTCGCAGCCAGACTCAGCGACGGATTGATGAGGGAATCATTCCCTCGCCCTGGGAATGA
- a CDS encoding phospholipase effector Tle1 domain-containing protein: MFFDGTGNNMFNDRHLPDRDITNVAKLRDLYPEDEERGYYRVYVHGVGTITGRESEDGFVASEDLAGLGTGVGPEGGHARIEQALTEVREILEANPDATITFDVFGFSRGAALARHFVNLIHRWPETLLVPDFRLARPGYQPPLRRILAFPPTPIPLPQVRFVGLFDTVGSFYWPGTDRNLDFDLYIASGSAARVVQLTAHHEIRRNFPLSSIADAQGNHPGNFAEIVLPGAHSDIGGGYENPNLELGFTNHEELIVRRRGGLGANGETIRRAQAEAQARGLDIRVEGMDVLEIERRATRKELAIYALHQMYEEAKRAWVPLDELRDDTDHTIPAELQALIDEWWEGGRRRGQQWMLDISHEHFAGYIHTSHRQESLAHAPEPSGVRRVFPNRHEAPVTAPKEPQNA; encoded by the coding sequence GTGTTCTTCGACGGCACCGGCAACAACATGTTCAACGACCGCCACCTGCCCGACCGCGATATCACCAACGTGGCCAAGCTGCGCGATCTATATCCGGAAGATGAAGAGAGAGGCTACTATCGAGTCTATGTCCACGGCGTGGGGACCATTACCGGCCGGGAGAGCGAGGACGGCTTCGTGGCCTCCGAAGACCTCGCTGGGCTGGGCACGGGTGTGGGTCCGGAGGGCGGCCACGCGCGTATCGAACAGGCGCTGACCGAGGTCCGCGAGATTTTGGAGGCCAACCCGGATGCCACGATCACCTTCGATGTGTTCGGCTTTAGCCGTGGTGCGGCCTTGGCCAGGCACTTCGTCAACCTGATCCATCGCTGGCCGGAAACCCTGCTGGTGCCGGACTTCCGCCTTGCCAGGCCTGGGTATCAACCACCGCTGCGCCGCATCCTGGCCTTTCCGCCCACGCCGATTCCCTTGCCGCAGGTGCGCTTCGTCGGGCTGTTCGATACCGTGGGCAGCTTCTACTGGCCCGGTACCGACCGTAACCTCGATTTCGATCTCTATATCGCCTCGGGCAGCGCCGCGCGGGTGGTGCAGCTCACTGCCCATCACGAGATCCGCCGTAACTTTCCCCTCAGCAGCATTGCCGATGCCCAGGGCAACCACCCCGGCAACTTCGCCGAAATTGTCCTGCCCGGTGCGCACTCCGATATCGGCGGCGGCTATGAGAACCCCAACTTGGAACTGGGCTTTACCAATCATGAGGAACTGATCGTACGGCGCCGTGGCGGGCTGGGGGCCAATGGCGAGACAATTCGCCGGGCTCAGGCGGAGGCGCAGGCCAGAGGGCTCGACATTCGCGTGGAGGGCATGGACGTGCTCGAGATCGAACGCCGCGCCACGCGCAAGGAGCTGGCCATCTATGCCTTGCACCAGATGTACGAAGAGGCGAAGCGAGCCTGGGTGCCCCTTGATGAACTCCGGGATGATACAGACCATACCATCCCCGCCGAGCTGCAAGCCCTGATCGATGAGTGGTGGGAAGGCGGTAGGCGACGCGGCCAGCAGTGGATGCTGGACATATCGCATGAACATTTCGCCGGCTATATCCATACGTCTCACCGCCAGGAAAGCCTGGCCCATGCGCCGGAGCCCAGCGGTGTGCGCCGGGTCTTCCCCAATCGCCACGAAGCGCCGGTCACGGCCCCGAAGGAGCCTCAGAATGCTTAG
- the rsd gene encoding sigma D regulator, with the protein MLEQCKTARERWGGVHQLIDRWLDERRELLVSFIELKEACDSELEAVSKPQIDRFSELLMDYISAGHFEIYPQLREEANAFEDHQALEIASQLLERLELSTELVLAFDSDYSTPVRCQHFLPRLPAWLDRLAKGLTERFALEDQLIARLHAAHTPKAEAQAE; encoded by the coding sequence ATGCTGGAACAGTGCAAGACCGCCAGGGAGCGCTGGGGGGGCGTGCATCAGCTGATCGATCGATGGCTCGATGAGCGCCGCGAGCTGCTGGTCAGTTTCATCGAGCTCAAGGAGGCCTGCGATTCCGAGCTGGAGGCCGTGAGCAAGCCCCAGATCGATCGCTTCAGTGAATTGCTGATGGACTACATCAGCGCGGGCCACTTCGAGATCTACCCGCAGCTGCGCGAGGAGGCCAACGCCTTCGAGGATCACCAGGCGCTGGAAATTGCTAGCCAACTGTTGGAGCGGCTGGAGCTTTCCACCGAACTGGTGCTGGCGTTCGATTCCGATTACTCGACGCCGGTGCGCTGCCAGCATTTCCTGCCGCGCCTGCCCGCCTGGCTGGATCGCCTGGCTAAGGGGCTGACCGAGCGCTTTGCACTGGAAGATCAACTGATCGCTCGCCTGCATGCGGCGCACACGCCCAAGGCGGAGGCCCAGGCCGAGTAA
- a CDS encoding bifunctional salicylyl-CoA 5-hydroxylase/oxidoreductase encodes MVLSDETLDNLAANDAESAARIREHFAYWDDIAVIHDGVRTVSTGHGFCGIGRHRLLLLLQERARELGVELRFETDVPEERIDELRREFDLVLAADGLNSRTRQRYAEHFEPDIEVRACKFVWLGTHQTFDDAFTFIFEKTEHGWVWAHAYQFDADTATFIVECSEPTWRAFGFGEMSKEESIATCERIFARHLGGHALMSNAHHIRGSAWINFPRVLCARWSYDNVVLMGDAAATAHFSIGSGTKLALESAIALADYLHSEPDMASAFARYEEERRLEVLRLQSAARNSTEWFEQVERYLDLDPVQFNYSLLTRSQRISHENLRLRDPAWLESAERWFQAQAGNEGSARAPMFAPYRLRDMQLVNRVVVSPMAQYKAVDGCPTDWHFVHYAERAKGGAGLVYIEMTCVSPEGRITPGCPGLYAPEHEAAWKRLCDFVHVETPAKLCAQIGHSGPKGSTQLGWQEMDAPLPKGNWPTMAASAVPWSARNQVPKAMDRADMDRVRDEFVAAAQMAERAGFDMLEVHAAHGYLLSSFITPLTNRRNDEYGGSLTNRMRYPLEVIRAVRAAWPAHKPLSVRISANDWVGDEGVTPDEAVEIARLLQAAEVDIVDVSAGQTSTRARPVYGRMFQTPFSDRIRNETGMATMAVGNIYQADHVNSILMAGRADLVCLARPHLADPYWTLHAAAGIQDRECNWPAPYRAGRDQLQRLAERGEGWV; translated from the coding sequence GTGGTGCTCTCCGACGAGACGCTGGACAACCTCGCCGCCAACGACGCCGAGAGCGCCGCGCGCATCCGCGAGCACTTCGCCTACTGGGACGACATCGCCGTGATCCACGACGGCGTGCGCACCGTCTCCACCGGCCACGGCTTCTGCGGCATCGGCCGCCATCGGCTGTTGCTCCTGCTGCAGGAGCGCGCCCGAGAGCTGGGCGTCGAGCTGCGCTTCGAGACCGATGTACCCGAAGAGCGCATCGACGAACTGCGCCGTGAATTCGACCTGGTGCTGGCCGCCGATGGCCTCAACTCGCGCACCCGCCAGCGCTATGCCGAGCATTTCGAGCCCGACATCGAGGTGCGCGCCTGCAAGTTCGTCTGGCTCGGCACCCACCAGACCTTCGACGACGCCTTCACCTTCATCTTCGAGAAGACCGAGCACGGCTGGGTGTGGGCTCACGCCTACCAGTTCGATGCCGACACCGCGACCTTCATCGTCGAGTGCAGCGAGCCCACCTGGCGCGCCTTCGGCTTCGGCGAGATGAGCAAAGAGGAGTCGATCGCCACCTGCGAGCGGATCTTCGCCAGGCACCTCGGCGGCCATGCGCTGATGAGCAACGCCCACCACATTCGCGGCTCGGCGTGGATCAATTTCCCCCGGGTGCTGTGCGCACGCTGGAGTTACGACAACGTGGTGCTGATGGGCGACGCCGCCGCCACCGCGCACTTCTCCATCGGCTCGGGCACCAAGCTGGCACTGGAGAGCGCCATCGCGCTGGCCGATTACCTGCACAGCGAACCCGACATGGCCAGCGCCTTCGCCCGCTACGAGGAGGAGCGCCGCCTCGAGGTGCTGCGGTTGCAGTCGGCGGCGCGCAACTCCACCGAGTGGTTCGAGCAGGTGGAGCGCTACCTGGATCTCGACCCGGTGCAGTTCAACTACTCGCTGCTGACCCGCTCCCAGCGCATCAGCCACGAGAACCTGCGCCTGCGCGATCCGGCATGGCTCGAGAGCGCCGAGCGCTGGTTCCAGGCCCAGGCCGGCAACGAGGGCAGCGCGCGAGCGCCGATGTTCGCCCCCTACCGACTGCGCGACATGCAGCTCGTCAATCGCGTGGTGGTCTCGCCCATGGCCCAGTACAAGGCGGTGGACGGTTGCCCCACCGACTGGCACTTCGTGCACTACGCCGAGCGCGCCAAGGGCGGCGCCGGGCTGGTCTACATCGAGATGACCTGCGTCTCGCCGGAGGGGCGCATCACGCCGGGCTGCCCGGGGCTCTATGCGCCCGAGCATGAGGCAGCATGGAAACGGCTGTGCGACTTCGTCCATGTCGAAACTCCCGCCAAGCTGTGTGCGCAGATCGGCCACTCCGGGCCCAAGGGCTCGACCCAACTCGGCTGGCAGGAGATGGACGCGCCACTGCCCAAGGGCAACTGGCCAACCATGGCGGCCTCCGCCGTGCCCTGGTCGGCGCGCAACCAGGTGCCCAAGGCGATGGACCGCGCCGACATGGACCGGGTGCGCGACGAATTCGTCGCTGCCGCGCAGATGGCCGAGCGCGCCGGCTTCGACATGCTCGAGGTGCATGCCGCCCACGGCTATCTGCTGTCGTCGTTCATCACGCCGCTGACCAACCGCCGCAACGACGAGTATGGCGGCTCGCTGACGAACCGCATGCGCTACCCGCTGGAGGTGATCCGCGCGGTGCGCGCCGCCTGGCCAGCCCACAAGCCGCTCTCGGTGCGCATCTCGGCCAACGACTGGGTCGGCGACGAGGGCGTCACGCCCGATGAGGCGGTCGAGATCGCCCGCCTGCTCCAGGCCGCCGAGGTCGACATTGTCGACGTCTCCGCCGGGCAGACCTCGACCCGGGCGCGGCCGGTCTACGGACGCATGTTCCAGACGCCCTTCTCGGACCGCATCCGCAACGAGACCGGCATGGCCACCATGGCGGTGGGCAACATCTATCAGGCCGACCACGTCAACTCGATCCTGATGGCCGGTCGCGCCGACCTGGTGTGCCTGGCCCGCCCTCACCTGGCCGATCCCTACTGGACGCTGCACGCCGCCGCTGGCATCCAGGACCGCGAATGCAACTGGCCGGCCCCCTACCGCGCCGGGCGCGACCAGCTGCAACGCCTGGCCGAGCGCGGCGAAGGGTGGGTATGA
- a CDS encoding SDR family NAD(P)-dependent oxidoreductase has protein sequence MSTTIQPLDGKRAVITGGGSGIGADMALAFAEAGADVVITGRRSAPLEDVAGRHPAIAFEIADVTCETDMVALFERLGEVDIVIANAGAAESASLARTGLEQWQRMLEVNLTGAFLTLREGLKHLREGGRLIAVASTAGLKGYPYVAPYCAAKHGVVGLVRALAQEVAGRNITVNALCPGFTETPLLEESIATIVAKTGQSPEQARAHLQSTNPSGRLIQPAEVTATALWLCGPHSGAIHGQAISISGGET, from the coding sequence ATGAGCACGACCATACAGCCCCTCGACGGCAAGCGCGCGGTGATCACCGGCGGCGGCAGCGGCATCGGCGCCGACATGGCGCTGGCCTTTGCCGAGGCCGGCGCCGATGTCGTCATTACCGGGCGCCGTAGCGCACCGCTCGAGGATGTGGCCGGCCGTCACCCCGCCATCGCCTTCGAGATCGCCGATGTCACCTGCGAGACTGACATGGTCGCCCTATTCGAGCGCCTGGGCGAGGTCGATATCGTGATCGCCAATGCCGGGGCCGCCGAGAGCGCGTCGCTGGCCAGGACCGGGCTCGAGCAGTGGCAGCGCATGCTGGAGGTCAACCTGACCGGCGCGTTCCTGACCCTGCGCGAGGGCTTGAAACACCTGCGCGAGGGCGGCCGGCTGATCGCCGTGGCCTCCACCGCCGGGCTCAAGGGCTACCCCTACGTGGCGCCCTACTGTGCCGCCAAGCACGGAGTGGTGGGCCTGGTGCGCGCCCTGGCCCAGGAAGTGGCGGGGCGCAACATCACCGTCAACGCGCTGTGCCCCGGCTTTACCGAGACCCCATTGCTGGAGGAGAGCATCGCCACCATCGTGGCCAAGACAGGCCAGAGCCCCGAGCAGGCCCGCGCCCACCTGCAATCGACCAATCCCAGCGGCCGGCTGATCCAGCCCGCAGAGGTCACTGCAACCGCGCTGTGGCTGTGCGGCCCGCATAGCGGTGCCATCCACGGCCAGGCGATCTCCATCTCGGGAGGCGAGACATGA
- a CDS encoding MarR family winged helix-turn-helix transcriptional regulator: MTAPQLKPETLSKERLRLWLRMLRVTRQVEAALREKLRLEFDSTLPRFDVMAALFREREGLKMNELSKRLRVSNGNVTGIVDRLAEDGLVERIAIEGDRRATRVRLTPAGCDAFTVMAQAHEGWVNELLDGVDAEDAHHIGELLHGLPADTGAQQR, encoded by the coding sequence ATGACGGCGCCACAGTTGAAACCGGAAACCCTGAGCAAGGAGCGCCTGCGCCTGTGGTTGCGCATGCTGCGGGTCACGCGCCAGGTCGAGGCGGCGCTGCGCGAGAAGCTGCGCCTCGAGTTCGACTCCACCCTGCCGCGCTTCGACGTCATGGCGGCACTTTTCCGCGAACGCGAGGGGCTCAAGATGAACGAACTCTCCAAGCGGCTGCGCGTCTCCAACGGCAACGTCACCGGCATCGTCGATCGCCTGGCCGAGGATGGCCTGGTCGAGCGCATCGCCATCGAGGGCGACCGCCGCGCCACCCGGGTACGTCTCACTCCCGCCGGGTGCGACGCCTTCACCGTCATGGCGCAGGCTCACGAGGGTTGGGTCAACGAACTGCTGGATGGCGTCGATGCGGAGGACGCTCACCACATCGGCGAGCTGCTGCACGGCTTGCCGGCCGACACGGGAGCACAACAACGATGA
- a CDS encoding enoyl-CoA hydratase family protein, protein MKLADLTPRHFLWRMEGEVAVIRLDRPERKNPLTFDSYAELRDTFRDLAYAEDVKAVVFAANGGNFCSGGDVHEIIAPLVGRDMKGLLEFTRMTGDLVKAMIHCGKPVISAVDGVCVGAGAIIAMASDIRFATPQASTAFLFTRVGLAGCDMGACAMLPRIIGQGRAADLLYSGRSMSAEEGHQWGFYNRLVPEPELEAEAIAYATRLAQGPTFAHGITKTQLNQEWSMSLEQAIEAEAQAQAICMQTRDFERAYRAFAAKQKPVFEGD, encoded by the coding sequence ATGAAACTGGCCGACCTGACACCCAGGCATTTCCTGTGGCGCATGGAGGGCGAGGTGGCGGTGATCCGCCTCGACCGCCCCGAGCGCAAGAACCCGCTCACCTTCGACAGCTATGCCGAGCTGCGCGACACCTTTCGCGACCTGGCCTACGCCGAGGATGTGAAAGCCGTGGTGTTTGCCGCCAACGGCGGCAACTTCTGCTCCGGCGGCGACGTCCACGAGATCATCGCCCCGCTGGTCGGGCGTGACATGAAGGGCCTGCTCGAATTCACCCGCATGACCGGCGACCTGGTCAAGGCGATGATCCACTGCGGCAAGCCGGTGATCAGCGCGGTGGACGGCGTCTGCGTCGGTGCCGGCGCGATCATCGCCATGGCCTCGGACATCCGCTTCGCCACGCCCCAGGCCAGTACCGCCTTCCTTTTCACCCGGGTGGGCCTGGCCGGCTGCGACATGGGCGCCTGCGCCATGCTACCGCGCATCATCGGCCAGGGCCGTGCCGCCGACCTGCTCTACAGCGGGCGCAGCATGAGCGCGGAAGAGGGCCATCAATGGGGTTTCTACAATCGCCTGGTACCGGAACCGGAGCTGGAAGCCGAAGCCATCGCCTATGCCACCCGCCTGGCCCAGGGGCCGACCTTCGCCCACGGCATCACCAAGACCCAGCTCAACCAGGAGTGGTCGATGAGCCTGGAGCAGGCCATCGAGGCCGAGGCACAGGCCCAGGCGATCTGCATGCAGACCCGCGATTTCGAGCGCGCCTACCGCGCCTTCGCCGCCAAACAGAAGCCGGTCTTCGAGGGGGATTGA